The DNA sequence TTCGGGGCTGCCCCGGTTTTTGTTGATCCCACTGAATTCCGTTTCTCTTCCAGAAGCCCGGAGCAGGTCTTGGATTTTAGCCACGGTGGTCTACCCCCTCGCTTTAGCTTTTGTGGTGGTCCGCGCTGCACCGACCTGGGTTTCCTTGCACATAATTTTAAGGACATTTGAGGGAATTCATTCCCCATTTCAAAAAGACATGAATCTTTTAATACAGGTTTCCATATACTGGATGCAACCCATTTTAGAGGGAAACCTCTGGAGCCAGAAGTCGTTGCTACTATACTTCGAATGTATCTAAGAAGGTTTTCCATTCAAGTTGTCTGTattcatggagggggggggaacccgtacGTGCGCTatcttgttattgttgttgtcatcatttgatttttatcccgctTTTCATACACGCAGCTCAGAGTGCTGTACATGGCTCTCCCCTTCTCTACTTTGCAGCTAACAACAAGGCTGTGAGGTAGATTATGGGGGAGAGTGAGAGGgcaagagaaaggaagggaataaatatggcagggaaagggaagggggtaaGGGGGTAAGGAAGCAAGCAAGTAAGAACGAAAgcgagcaagcaagcaagaaacaaagaaagaagtcGCACAGTGAGCTAAATGACAgggcagggattcgaacccaagtctcccaaaTCTTAGTCCAACGTACCTACCGCTGCTGCCACTACTGGTTAAAAACAGCTGATCCGCGACAGTGTGTGGGCATGGTAAGACCTGCAATCTTGCACTGATTTCCTTGGGAATAAGGCCCACTGAGCTTTTTTCGGACCAAACACCCTCCCTACAGATCATTAAATCAACGTAAGCTCACTGCCAGGGTGAGGGGAGAGATTCGGCCTCCTTTCCCGGCTGGAGCGAAAAGCGCGGGCTCCCTTTTCTTTTCATGGCTCCTGCAGCTTTGCCGGCCACCTCCGAGGTCCAAAAGAGTCCTCCATTCCTTTTCCCTCCGGCCCAGTTTCTGCCCAGAGAAGGGTCCGGCAAAGGAGATCTGTCGATTGGGCGCCAGTGACCACGTTTGCTGCCTCGCCTTCCCAGCCGCGGGGGACCCAGGTCCGGTGTGCCGCGCCCTTTCCCGCCTCCTCCTTTGGCAGGCCGCAGGATTCGCGCTCCGAACCAGCGGACCTCCCTCCGTCCCCACCTTTGGAGAAAACCTCTGCCCGTAGCTTTAGGCACGGACAGGGCTTTCAGCCGGCGGGGTGGGCCCTGCAAACAAACCCCGATCTTAGGGCAACCTTAGGAAATGTGGCAGGCAGGTTTCGGGAAGACCCGGGACTGCTTGTGTTTGTGAGGACGAGTCAACAGCGTAATTTCACAGGGCGAAGGAAAAGATTCTCAAGTAGAAGCAGATTTGTTTCTTGAAAGGGAGAACAATCTCATGTAGATCGTCTTACACAGGGTGAGTCAGCGAGACAGGAGGGGGGGGAATTGGATTTCAGATTTTAAGGAATTGTTACTGGAAAGTGACTGCAAAGGGTGGAATCTGGATCTACAAAGTCCAGCGGTACGGTCGGTTAGGATTGGCTATACTCAAACAAACCCTTTTGACCTCTTGTCTGGGAGAGTAAGTTTCTTTTCACCAGACACCTAGCTAAGCAGATAGTAGCTAGCTAGCGTTTGGATGCCTTTGTTATTATTATACACTTCGTATTTATTCGAACGGCGACCTTTATAATCGGGACTGCTACCTTATCTGTCAAATGTGCAAGCACGTATCAGGAAGACAGCAGCTTTCGTTCCCCCCTCTTGACATTTCTATTTGCAGCAACGCCCTTTGCGCCCTGCAGAGTTTCCACCCGAAATCCTCATTGATCTGCTATTGCGGCGACTTTCTGCCCACCCGAAGACAATAAATGTTCGATTGTCCCATAATATTTCCCTTCGCTTCTGCAACTCGCTCCCCTCTTCAGCGGCTACAAATGGCGACCGCGGTGTTGTTATGGAGCAAGAGAATAAGGGCggaaacgcatgggaggttttgccttggatttgctgctctttagatgcacatttccccatctgaattctcaattctctgaattttgagaatttggctggggaaaatgtgcatttagagagcggcaaatcaaggcaaaacctcccatgcgttttcgccctaagagtcTATACGTCATCTACTTTAGACAGTATATTGTAATATAATACACTACACTATACAGTTTCTGCAAAAATATGGCTTTCTCCACGGAGCAGTATAGTCTAGCATAGCGTAGAAAGCACAGCATAGCGGTATAGTTTAGTAGAGTTAGTATACCATACCATGGCATAGCATCGCACAGTATACTAAAATATTGCATTGTATACCACAGTACAGTAGAGTACAGAGAGGATTTTTTGAGTAGAGTACAGAGAGGGCGGGAGCGCGCACGTACGGTGAGACACGCACAGGGTGTCTCTCGCGCACACGGTGGGGACTTTGCAAACTCTCGGAAGAACTGGAGACAATGGGGGGAAGCGAGGATGGAGGCAGAAAACGGAGAGCCAATCTTAATCGAGGCcgacagggaggggggaggaagcggCGCCATCGGGCAGGTTGAAGGTTtgaatgggagggaggggggaagagggggggtctTTTGAAACTTCACCGCCAgggcatcccctcccccccccacggttGCCCCGGTTGTTTCCAGGGCTGGAGACGAgcctcgccccctcccctctccttccccgaTGCGTCGGGGCTCTCTTAATATTTCCAGAAGTCCCCCCCACTCCTTCTGGCGACAGGGTTCGTCGGCTGCGTGCGGCAGAGGCGCTGGAAATGGTGGTCtcggagggggcggcggcggcggtcccGAGTCCGCGTCCAACCGTGCCGGGCTCGGGGGCTCCTTCCCGGTCGTGACCGACGCGGAGGCCGGCCGAAGCGCCGTCGGGGGGACATGTGCGACCGCAGCCTCTGCCGGCCGAGCTGCGTGGGCTCCCTCCTGAACCTGCCCTCCGCCGCCGACCCCTTCTACTTCCCCAGCCTGCGGGCCAACGGCGGCCACCCCCTGGCGACCTCCTTGCCCGCCCTCTCCTACCCCCGGAGCTCCGTCGCCTGGACCCCGCCGGCCGGCCCCGCTTTCGCCGCCTCCTCGCCGCCTCCGCCTTACCTGGCGGCGGCGGGCAGCCTCCCCGTCGCCCTCAACCCCGGCGGCGGCAAAGAGGCCTCTGAGGGGCCCCCCAAGCCCTTCGCCCACCAAGGCGCTTCCAAGCCGGAGATGAGGAGCGGGCTCGGCCGGGAGGGCTTGGCCGGCGAGCCCGGCGGGGCGCTGCTGGCTCCGGCCAAGGGGCTCAAGTGCCAGCCCAGGGGTTTGCCCGGCCCTCCGGCCGCCCTGCTAGACGCGGACTGCGGCGCCTCCGGCCGGAAGGAGGACTTCAAGCAGCCAGTCAACTTGAACGTGACTCTGCAGCCTGCCACCGGGGCCCCACTTGGCCACAGAGCCGCCCTGCTGGACGGTAGGGACTtccctgggagggggggctttcctGCCGCTCGAGGCCACCAGCCCCGAGCCCTGCTTAAGAGCTGCCGGGACGCCGGGAGCCCCCGGTCCTCCCAAACTCGCCTGGCCTGGAAATCTGTCCCCGTTGCGCGCAGCGGGCCTTCATTCCGAGCAAACCTTTTTCTAGGGCGCAGCTCGAGGCCGCTGGGAAACGCGAGTCTTAGGCAAAGAGCCTGGAGTCCCGTTCCGacgtttactcggaagtaaaccCTGCTAGGCTCGGCGGCGCTCGCTCCCCAGGAAGTGCGCGGCAGTGAACTAGGAGGGTCGCCTCCAagcccctcacccccaccccagggtcTCACTGCAAACGAAgggctctccctctccctcttttcctccttgcATGTGGCTTCTGGCACCCCACCGGCAGAAAGAGAGGCCCGGCCCTGATTTGAGCCaacaaacgcccccccccccaaccctctcGAATTGTCTGTTGCAGATCTCGCCTGGTGTCCCGCTCAAGGGAGGTCGAGGAAGAAGCGCAAGCCCTACACCAAGCAACAGATCGCCGAGCTGGAGAGCGAATTCCTCCTCAACGAGTTCATCAACCGCCAGAAGAGGAAAGATCTGTCCAGCCGGCTCCACCTGAGCGACCAGCAAGTGAAGATCTGGTTTCAGAACCGGCGGATGAAGAAGAAGCGGGCGGTGATGCGCGAGCAGGCGCTGGCCCTCTACTAGAGACCCGGGGGCCGGGGgacc is a window from the Euleptes europaea isolate rEulEur1 chromosome 15, rEulEur1.hap1, whole genome shotgun sequence genome containing:
- the HOXD12 gene encoding homeobox protein Hox-D12, whose product is MCDRSLCRPSCVGSLLNLPSAADPFYFPSLRANGGHPLATSLPALSYPRSSVAWTPPAGPAFAASSPPPPYLAAAGSLPVALNPGGGKEASEGPPKPFAHQGASKPEMRSGLGREGLAGEPGGALLAPAKGLKCQPRGLPGPPAALLDADCGASGRKEDFKQPVNLNVTLQPATGAPLGHRAALLDDLAWCPAQGRSRKKRKPYTKQQIAELESEFLLNEFINRQKRKDLSSRLHLSDQQVKIWFQNRRMKKKRAVMREQALALY